The stretch of DNA CTTCTCCGTGTAAACGGCTGACCCCGTTGCAGTAGCCGGCCAGGTTCATGGCGAGTAAGGTCATATTGAAGCCGTTGCGGTCGCGATCCCAGCCTAACTCGAGAAAAGCGTCCCGGTCCATGCCCAGCTGCCGGTACAGGTGACCCAGGTAGTGGTCGATCATCTCCGCGGGGAAAATGTCATGGCCAGCCGGCACAGGGGTATGGGTGGTAAAAATCGTGCTGGCTCGAATTACTTCTCTGGCGGTGGTGACCGGGATACCATTCTGAACCAGTTCTCGAACTCGTTCCAGGGTTAGAAAGGCGGAGTGACCCTCATTGATGTGCCAGACGTCAGGGTTGATCCCGAGGGACCGCAAAGCTTTAACTCCTCCGATGCCCAGCAGAATTTCCTGGGAGATCCGGGTATCGAGACCGCCGCCGTAAAGCTGCCCAGTTAACTTACGGTCTTCCTGACGGTTCAGAGCGACATCAGCGTCCAGGAGAATGACCCTGATTTGCCCGACCTGAGCCTGCCAGAGCTTGGCGTAAACCGTTCGTCCCGGCAGATCCACAGAAATGGTGGCTTCGCATCCGTCCTGACGGGCAACCGGTTGGATGGGCATTTCATAGAAATTAAGATGGGGGTAGACCGCTTCCTGCCAGCCATCCCGGTTGATTTTCTGAGTAAAATATCCGTGTTTGTACAATAATCCTACCGCGACAAAAGGTAGACCAAGGTCGCTTGCGGATTTACAGTGGTCGCCAGCGAGTACACCGAGGCCACCAGAATAGATGGGGAGGGATTCATGAAAGCCAAACTCGGCGGAAAAGTAAGCGATCGTGTGGCGGCAAAGCTCCGGATGTTGTTGTTGAAACCATTTATCTGCGGTCAGGTAGTAGTCGAAGTCGGTGAAGACTCGCCGGTACAAGTCAAGATACGCCGGGTCGTGGGCTACTGCCTCCAGATCTTTACGCTTGACGTGCAGCAAAAATTTGACGGGATTATGGTATACTTCCTCCCACAACTCACTGTTGATCCGCTGAAATAACAACTGGGCGTGGGAATTCCAACTGAACCACAGATTATAGGCTAATTCCTGAAGCCGGGAAATCTGTTCGGGCAGCTTTGGTTTAACTGAAATAGTGCGAAAAAAATACATTTGCTTGCCTCCATGTTTGATCAGTATGAGTATATTGTGCTAAATAATCGGACCGGGCATGCATGCTGGCGGGCAATTTGATTTAAATAAAACTAAATAAAACAGCTTGTTCAAAGGTGATCTTACCAAGCACTGGCGATAAAATAAAACGATCTGGGGAAGAATTCGAGTTGAATGAACGGATTAAATGATAAGCTTTCCGGGGGCTGAAGAGAGCGTGACTAACCTGACCAATTCTATCTGGCTTTACAGAATGTTTGATATCGCGGAAGAAATTAACCTGACCAAAGTTGAGGAAATTCTGGCCGGGCAGAAACCCACCAGCCGCTTAAAACTGGCCCGAGTTAAACCCAAGTCTATTCACATTGAAAATCCCCCAGTTACTGTCGATATCGGGGAAAGACGTATCATGCTCTGCTTCGGATTGTTCAAGGCCGCGGTGCTGGCCCGGGTCTACAACCTGGGGGTGATCGGCCTCATCCTGCGGATCGAATTGCCAGCAGAAATGGGCTACGAGGAGATTAAAGACCTTGCCATATATTTGAATGGGACTGACGAACTGGAGCCGCTTTTTGAGGAATTGTTGTTTACCTTGCAGAAAAACCTGATCCCAGCGACAAGTATGCCAGTGAGAAGCAATTTTGCCGAAGACTTCACGATTTTTTTCTTTCGCCGCTGGCGACCAGAGTGGGATCCGGTACCCTTGCTGCTCAGCGAGAATGAGGTCGTAAGTCGACAGGTTCGGGAGGACACACTCAAGCATTCCTTTTCCTATGGAAGTAAAGATCTGACGATCATTACCTGGGATGCGGCCCTGGTCTACGACGAGGAGGGAAGTACGGACATCCCCGACCTGCTAGAATTTGCTATTACCCAACTGTTGGAACTGCGCTATTATGACAATCTCCTATCGGGTGAATTAAACCGCATGTATGATGCCCTTGAGTTAGCTGACAAAGAGGGCTGGTACTCGCGCCTGAAAAAATACCGGCAGATCATGAAAAAGATGATGGAACTAGTGGTGGATGTGACAGAGATCATGGACAAAATTGAGAACTCATTTAAAGTTACCGAAGATGTTTTCTATGCCCGGGTTTATGGAGCTGCTCTGGCGAGTTTTCGAACTCAGGCCTGGATGGACAGCATTCAACAAAAAATTTCAGTTATCCAGCGCAGTTATTCGATGCTCAGTGATGAGATCATTAACCACCGGTCAACGTTAATGGAACTGGCGATTATCATCCTGTTTCTCTTAGAAATTATCCTTGGGTTATCGCGTTTGCTGTGATTGTTATATAAAACACCCTCTGCTTGTGTGCTTACGATCAAATGGAACATAAATGTACCATCTTGGCACGTAACAGTTCCACTCCAAAACAATCTAATAAATGCGTATTTAACCCAATGAGGGATAAGTACCTCCTGATTTGACTGGAACAAGATTATTCCATTAGTATATGTTAGAGCAATCACAAAGCCTTGATTCGCCTTAATTCAGCTTGCACATCAGCGTTTTTACTGGGTTTTACGGCTACCCCACGACCTTAACTACGTTGGCACTGATTTTGCAATAATGAAGGGCAAAGGTTGCAAAAGGGTTCGGGGTGAGCGATATGACGAGATTTCAAATGATGTTTCTCTTCTTTTCGATTCTGTTCTTAACTGTGAAGGTCTGCTTCATTCTATCGCAGTATTTTATCACCAAAGCCATTGCCGAACGAGCCATGAAAAAGAAGGAATTGGAAACCAAAGTGGTTGCCCGAATTGAGGCCCAACGCAAGAAGCAAGAGGCCGAACAAAAGGTGGTCAACCTGAAGAAAGACATGCAAATATATTCCTCTCGACGAAATCGAAATATAGGTTAGCGAAATAATGAGGGACGGATTCCGCTTGGGATTCGTCCTTTGTTGATCGCTAAAACCGGTCTTTGCATCCCCATTCGGATAGGTCGGCCCGCTGGTGTAGAATGTGCATCACCAGCAAACCGGTAAGAAAACCGCCGATGTGGGCCCACCAGCCGACCGGGCTGACCGCGCCGGACAGAACAGCCAATCCGTTGAACAACTGGAGGATAAACCAGAAGGCAATGAAAAACAGGGCCGGTATCCGGACTGTGGTCACAAAAAAGATCACGATCAGCAGCGTGAGAATACGCGCGCGGGGAAAAGCAATCACGTAGGCACCGAGTACACCAGCGATGGCGCCACTGGCGCCGATCAAGGGGCTGGTCGAGTATGGGTTAGACAAAACCTGGGCAATGTTCCCAATAATTCCCGCTAGCAGATAAAACAAAAGAAATCTGAGGTGGCCTATCCGATCTTCTACGTTATCGCCGAAGATCCATAGATAGAGCATGTTCCCAAGGAGATGAACCCAACCCCCGTGGAGAAAGATGCTGGTGACTAAAGGCAGGACATTTGCCCCGGTAATCACCCAGGGATGAAGAAAAAACCAGGTGATTTTCACCGGGATGACGGCGTAAGCAGCCAGGAGTTGGTCTAGATTTCGCGGGCTTAAGGTCAGCTCATAGAAAAAGATTATGATGGTGAACAGGATCAGGGAGTAGTTGACAAAAGGAAATCGCCTGGGCTTGATACAGTCCTTAAGTGGAATCATGCTCTCACCTCATTAGTCTTCTCACTAGATACTATCATTCCCGTCAAATAATTTACTATCCCCCAACCAAAAACCGAAAAAATGTGCGCTCACCTCTTGACCAAACACACGTTCATGTTTATACTGAGATATAAAGAACAAGCGTTTGGAGGGACCATGATGAACACTGTTCGCAGGCGAACACGAGCGCAGAATTTTTTGGGTAACTGGTTTAAGATCATTCTCTTTGCCATGGCAATATTCCTCTTTGCAGTTGCGGCCAGGTCCGGACTAAATGCCGCCGATTGTTCAGATAAAACAGTGCTCTGTCACGTTGTTAAGCCAGGGGAGACTTACTGGCAGCTGGCTGAACTCTATTTTCCGGACCGGGACCCACGGGAAATGTCTTATCGCATTAAAAGCTGGAACCAGAAATCGTCTG from Bacillota bacterium encodes:
- a CDS encoding rhomboid family intramembrane serine protease, with protein sequence MIPLKDCIKPRRFPFVNYSLILFTIIIFFYELTLSPRNLDQLLAAYAVIPVKITWFFLHPWVITGANVLPLVTSIFLHGGWVHLLGNMLYLWIFGDNVEDRIGHLRFLLFYLLAGIIGNIAQVLSNPYSTSPLIGASGAIAGVLGAYVIAFPRARILTLLIVIFFVTTVRIPALFFIAFWFILQLFNGLAVLSGAVSPVGWWAHIGGFLTGLLVMHILHQRADLSEWGCKDRF
- a CDS encoding LysM peptidoglycan-binding domain-containing protein, coding for MNTVRRRTRAQNFLGNWFKIILFAMAIFLFAVAARSGLNAADCSDKTVLCHVVKPGETYWQLAELYFPDRDPREMSYRIKSWNQKSSGELRPGGIVKIYR